One genomic segment of Psychrilyobacter piezotolerans includes these proteins:
- the thiE gene encoding thiamine phosphate synthase has protein sequence MKRFRILDANINRACEGIRVLEDISRFNFEDTVSTKELREMRHRVRKLFLPLDHKLLLARDSKKDIGKTISSNSDLDKKEDIKNLIFGNFKRVNEALRTIEEISKIVGEYNISKEIENLRFFSYEIEKNMSKNFKKILPKGIYGITGEKFANGRSNIECVKSMIDGGIKIIQYREKEKSIKEKIGEIIEIRNLCRENDVIFIVNDHVDIAILVDADGVHVGQDDMDIHHVRKLIGGNKIIGKSTHCLEDAEKAVLDGADYIGVGPIFKTTTKEKDPVGLGYLEEVVKNIDIPFVAIGGIKESNIEDVKRLGAASICLVSEIVGAENIEKKIKKLNEIID, from the coding sequence ATGAAGAGGTTTAGAATTTTGGATGCCAATATAAATCGTGCCTGTGAAGGGATCAGGGTTTTGGAGGATATTTCCAGATTTAATTTTGAAGATACGGTATCTACAAAGGAACTCAGAGAAATGAGGCATAGGGTAAGGAAATTATTCTTACCCCTGGATCATAAGCTTTTGCTGGCTCGGGATTCCAAAAAAGATATAGGTAAAACAATAAGTTCTAATTCGGATTTAGATAAGAAAGAAGACATAAAAAATCTGATATTTGGTAATTTTAAAAGGGTAAATGAAGCTCTGAGAACTATAGAAGAAATCAGCAAAATTGTAGGAGAATATAATATTTCAAAGGAAATAGAAAATTTAAGATTTTTCAGTTATGAGATAGAAAAAAATATGTCTAAAAATTTTAAAAAGATTCTGCCTAAGGGAATATACGGGATTACAGGGGAAAAGTTTGCCAATGGAAGATCTAATATAGAGTGTGTGAAATCTATGATTGATGGCGGGATAAAAATAATCCAGTACAGGGAAAAGGAAAAATCCATAAAGGAAAAGATAGGAGAGATTATTGAGATAAGAAATTTGTGCCGTGAAAATGATGTTATTTTTATAGTCAATGACCATGTGGATATAGCTATTTTAGTAGATGCAGACGGGGTTCATGTGGGGCAGGATGATATGGATATACATCATGTGAGAAAATTGATCGGGGGAAATAAGATAATCGGTAAATCTACCCATTGCCTTGAGGATGCAGAGAAAGCTGTATTAGATGGAGCTGATTATATCGGGGTAGGGCCTATATTTAAAACCACTACAAAGGAAAAAGATCCTGTAGGGCTGGGGTATTTAGAAGAGGTAGTAAAGAATATAGACATACCATTTGTAGCCATTGGCGGGATAAAAGAAAGCAATATAGAAGATGTAAAAAGATTAGGAGCAGCCAGCATATGTCTGGTCAGTGAGATAGTAGGGGCGGAAAATATTGAAAAAAAAATTAAAAAATTAAATGAAATAATAGATTAA
- the thiF gene encoding sulfur carrier protein ThiS adenylyltransferase ThiF, with amino-acid sequence MKIGILGAGGIGSNVAVNLVRSGVSNLKIADFDRIDLSNLNRQFYFHDQIGKSKVEMLKENLERIAPDLEIEIIDTKIEETNAKELFDDCDILVEAFDKKEYKKLLIEEFHSSNKLIVSASGIAHHDTDNILTKKFGENIYVVGDFKKGIEEYKTYSPKVLIVASIMANIVMEKGGYYEEV; translated from the coding sequence ATGAAGATAGGTATTTTAGGAGCCGGCGGGATAGGCTCAAATGTGGCGGTAAACCTGGTGAGAAGCGGGGTATCCAATCTGAAGATAGCTGACTTTGACAGGATTGATCTTTCAAACCTCAACAGGCAGTTTTATTTTCATGACCAGATTGGGAAATCTAAAGTAGAGATGTTGAAGGAAAATTTAGAGAGGATAGCACCTGATTTAGAGATAGAGATTATAGATACAAAAATTGAGGAAACCAATGCAAAAGAACTCTTTGATGACTGTGATATCCTGGTGGAAGCCTTTGATAAAAAGGAATATAAAAAGCTGCTCATAGAGGAATTTCACAGTTCCAACAAACTTATTGTGTCAGCTTCCGGCATAGCCCACCATGATACAGATAATATCCTGACTAAAAAATTTGGAGAAAATATATATGTAGTTGGAGATTTTAAAAAGGGAATAGAGGAATATAAAACATACTCTCCTAAGGTTTTGATAGTAGCTTCTATAATGGCTAATATTGTTATGGAAAAGGGAGGATATTATGAAGAGGTTTAG
- the thiH gene encoding 2-iminoacetate synthase ThiH, giving the protein MSFYKEIEKFKGFDLEKYMEELTHEEIKKSIGREKLTKFDFLNLLSPKAKDHLEEMARAAQRRSVQQFGKVISLYIPMYISNYCTNECTYCGFNKNNKIDRKHLKLDEIETEAVEIAKTGIRHILLLTGEAEGLVGVDYIEDAVKILKKHFDSVVVEIYPLETEEYKRLGEIGVDGLTIYQEVYDEKIYRSVHLGGKKSDYMWRLDTPERGARAGLRSINIGTLFGLGDLVKEAYLSGLHAEYLTDKYLNSEFSISLPRINEAEGGYKSKYILDDASFVQFVLAYRLFLPKAGINISTREVAEFRDNLIGLGVTKFSAGSKTNVGAYSDLGKSTPQFEISDNRSVAETEKAIRARGYQVIHKDWELIV; this is encoded by the coding sequence ATGTCATTTTATAAAGAAATAGAAAAATTCAAAGGTTTTGATCTGGAAAAATACATGGAAGAACTTACCCATGAAGAGATAAAAAAATCCATAGGCAGAGAAAAATTAACTAAGTTTGATTTTTTAAATTTATTATCTCCTAAGGCCAAGGATCATCTGGAGGAGATGGCAAGAGCTGCTCAAAGGAGGAGTGTACAGCAGTTTGGGAAGGTCATAAGCCTGTATATCCCCATGTATATATCAAATTACTGTACCAACGAATGTACCTATTGCGGGTTCAATAAAAATAATAAGATAGACAGGAAACACCTGAAATTAGATGAGATAGAGACCGAAGCTGTGGAGATTGCGAAAACAGGGATAAGACATATCCTCCTTTTAACAGGGGAAGCCGAAGGATTAGTGGGAGTAGATTATATCGAGGATGCTGTAAAAATTTTGAAAAAACATTTTGATTCTGTAGTCGTGGAGATATACCCATTGGAGACAGAAGAATATAAAAGACTGGGAGAGATAGGAGTAGACGGGTTGACCATCTATCAGGAAGTTTATGATGAGAAGATCTATAGGAGTGTGCATCTGGGGGGGAAAAAATCAGACTATATGTGGAGACTGGATACCCCGGAAAGGGGAGCTCGTGCAGGACTCCGAAGTATAAATATAGGGACATTATTCGGATTGGGAGATCTTGTGAAAGAAGCATATCTATCGGGCCTTCATGCTGAATATCTTACAGATAAATACTTAAACAGTGAATTTTCTATCTCGTTGCCCAGGATAAATGAGGCAGAGGGGGGCTATAAAAGCAAATATATTTTGGATGACGCAAGCTTTGTTCAGTTTGTCCTGGCCTATAGATTATTTCTGCCCAAGGCAGGGATAAATATTTCCACCAGAGAGGTGGCTGAATTCAGGGATAATCTCATCGGGTTGGGAGTGACTAAATTTTCAGCAGGATCCAAAACCAATGTAGGAGCATACAGCGACTTGGGAAAATCAACCCCGCAATTTGAAATTTCAGATAACAGAAGTGTGGCGGAAACTGAAAAAGCCATAAGAGCCAGGGGTTACCAGGTAATCCATAAAGACTGGGAGCTGATTGTATGA